A region from the Cherax quadricarinatus isolate ZL_2023a chromosome 55, ASM3850222v1, whole genome shotgun sequence genome encodes:
- the LOC128698908 gene encoding pneumococcal serine-rich repeat protein-like — MEQEENGLVATIEEAGPGDVTHPCNYKWVLLLAAAVVLTRSRADNYNSFLAGKDQTKYDITYPNPSFNYQYQVNIPDTGDRKSHEESLNNGVLVGSYSVLQPDDVLRTVKYRADDVSGFKAEVQYERVKGGSASPSAFQAYSTSASRSQNFKRLDTSSASGFGGFTGSSVRPSALVPEISSRSSFTESTGASIRSASNTLSSGFKSDFSRSQFPPPPVTGSNVLSTSPSEFRSTSVSSFGASPEAYTGFPTSKIGSSSSSRFRSASKIGYSTGSNTGSPGSNFKITPSSNSHPSSASKISFSGSIIGSSTDSNTGSSDDFNFSSGGLHLGSISRSSGSGISDSFHRSNTRFSDSSVSSSGLHVGPSRATFGAASKPGFTSFGSSVGYSIGSSESNFGSTGSRKGTASTDFEPSVKSGSGFSGSFTGSNTDSSGSSTKFSSSHPGTSSTSFAPSIRSGSGFPSSSTASNVGSRQGASRTTFATTSQTGSRFPSSSSAFAIGSSHASFGSSGSQPVSFRNSFGADVKLSPATFGSSTGSNIGSSHSSFGSIRSRLGSSGHSPASSSEFSGSSTGSNIGFSDSTFVSSGSRLGTSRTSTGSSRSDSGFSDSTTGSNTGSTDSSFDFSGPHLDIPSTSFESSLKIDAKIASPFTRSNSGSSESNFSSSRSHLGSSSDSFGSTLKANFGSSDSISSGPSLVSSSSAFNHFSRSNIESSGFKPGSSTESSFKPTSNAGSSIESNFNLSSSTGPNLSSPSSVLEPSESSLESSSLRSVFFADSNVESATLRTSSSSGSNYGSPHSSFGTSTGSEVVSAPSFGSLTGSNNGSPGSSVSSTGSRFNPGSLSKHGFGSSTGSTFGSSRSNLGFSESSSPSSTGSNFDSPNSNFDFSKSSVRTSGSRFDSSRLNVSSYRSSLDSKSSRLGSSRTNFASSRFDSSSSSPGLSLSNIGSSSGSQLVFPGSTLHSFDSNIGSSDSNFGSFGPNLGSPSSNFGSSGNNLSSTDSRFGSYGTPRVSSGSRLGASGTILGSPDSKFVPFVTNLGSESKLASGSTVGSTGSRFGSSGTNLGSTGSRFDSSGATVGSTGSRLGSSGTNLGSTDSRFGSSGTNLGSTGSRFDSSGETVGSTGSRLGSSGTNLGSTDSRFGSSGTNLGSTGSRFDSSGETVGSTGSRLGSSGTNLGSTDSRFGSSGTNLGSTGSRFDSSGATVGSTGSRLGSSGTNLGSTGSRFDSSGATVGSTGSRFGSSDTNLGSSDLSFGPLGTNLGSGSNSDAFERNLGSPGSRFDSFGTKFDSTGSSFSSSGANLGSSISNFGSSSTTLGSTGSGTNLRSSDSKSGSFEISSRLPDFSSGSSDTNLKSSNYNFVSSGTNIRSNSNFGSSGSNLGSSGHGLRVESNHESLGSSYKSSNIGSPATSNFISVSHSNFGLSSETNPTGNSLSGSNKGFSGSNTQSNIKPSDSFDSSIKFEPTLNSGSSLEHFDSSSGTRFGSNSGSNSNSFGSSSGFTSRLNFDSGLGAPQATTASVGRTSVPGGASVIQAKEGVLSQRYGSLSRATGF, encoded by the exons atggagcaggaggagaatggaCTAGTAGCGACcatcgaagaggcggggccaggagatgtgactcacccctgcaactacaaatgg GTACTACTGCTGGCTGCGGCTGTAGTCTTAACAAGATCAAGAGCAGACAACTACAACTCCTTCCTGGCTGGCAAAGATCAAACAAAATATGACATAACTTATCCTAACCCGTCCTTCAATTACCAATATCAAGTGAACATACCTGACACAGGTGACCGAAAGTCACACGAGGAATCTCTGAACAATGGTGTCCTAGTGGGCTCTTACTCTGTTCTCCAGCCTGACGACGTTTTAAGAACAGTCAAGTATCGTGCTGATGATGTATCAGGTTTCAAGGCAGAGGTCCAGTacgagagagtgaagggaggttCAGCGTCGCCTTCAGCGTTCCAAGCATATTCAACATCAGCTTCTAGATCACAAAATTTCAAGAGGCTGGACACATCTTCGGCCTCTGGATTCGGTGGATTTACTGGTTCATCTGTACGACCCAGTGCATTAGTGCCTGAGATATCATCCAGGAGCTCGTTCACTGAATCTACAGGAGCGTCCATAAGATCTGCCTCTAATACTCTTTCTTCTGGTTTTAAATCAGATTTTTCTAGATCccagtttcctcctcctcctgttactGGGTCTAACGTTCTTTCCACCTCCCCATCCGAATTTAGATCCACTTCTGTATCCAGCTTCGGCGCATCCCCTGAAGCATACACAGGTTTCCCTACGTCTAAAATAGGTTCTTCATCAAGCTCCAGATTTAGATCTGCTTCCAAGATTGGCTATTCTACCGGATCAAATACTGGTTCTCCTGGTTCCAACTTCAAAATCACCCCAAGTTCTAATTCTCATCCTTCGTCTGCATCGAAAATCAGTTTCTCTGGTTCCATTATCGGGTCTTCCACTGATTCTAACACTGGCTCTTCTGACGATTTTAATTTCAGTTCAGGTGGATTACATCTAGGATCAATTTCCAGAAGCTCTGGTTCTGGAATTTCTGACTCTTTCCATAGATCTAACACTAGATTTTCTGATTCTAGTGTTAGTTCCTCTGGATTGCATGTAGGTCCATCGAGAGCCACATTTGGAGCTGCCTCTAAACCAGGTTTTACATCCTTTGGCTCCTCTGTTGGATACAGTATTGGCTCTTCTGAGTCTAATTTTGGATCTACAGGATCACGTAAAGGCACAGCTAGCACTGATTTTGAGCCTTCAGTAAAATCTGGCTCCGGTTTTTCAGGGTCTTTCACCGGATCAAACACTGACTCATCCGGTTCTAGTACTAAATTTAGTAGTTCACATCCAGGCACATCTAGCACAAGCTTTGCACCTTCTATAAGATCTGGTTCTGGATTTCCAAGTTCTTCCACTGCATCTAACGTTGGATCTCGTCAAGGTGCATCCCGCACTACTTTTGCAACTACCTCGCAGACGGGTTCAAGGTTTCCCAGCTCTTCCTCAGCATTTGCCATTGGTTCTTCACATGCTAGTTTTGGTTCCTCCGGATCACAGCCAGTTTCGTTCAGAAACAGTTTTGGAGCTGACGTAAAACTAAGTCCTGCAACTTTTGGCTCCTCCACTGGATCTAACATTGGCTCCTCCCATTCTAGTTTTGGCTCGATTAGATCACGGCTAGGTTCATCTGGACATTCACCGGCATCTAGTTCAGAGTTTTCAGGTTCCTCCACCGGATCTAACATTGGTTTCTCCGACTCTACTTTTGTTTCCAGTGGATCTCGTCTGGGAACATCTAGAACTAGTACTGGATCTTCAAGATCTGACTCAGGATTTTCAGACTCTACCACTGGATCTAACACTGGTTCCACAGATTCTAGTTTTGATTTCAGTGGTCCACACCTGGACATACCTAGCACTAGTTTTGAGTCTTCCTTGAAAATTGACGCCAAAATTGCCAGCCCTTTCACTAGATCTAACAGTGGCTCTTCGGAATCTAATTTTTCATCTTCTAGATCTCATCTAGGCTCCTCAAGTGACAGTTTTGGGTCAACATTGAAAGCTAACTTTGGATCTTCTGACTCCATTTCTTCTGGACCAAGTTTAGTTTCCTCAAGCTCTGCTTTCAACCACTTTTCAAGATCTAACATTGAATCTTCTGGCTTTAAGCCAGGTTCTTCCACCGAGTCAAGCTTCAAACCTACCTCCAATGCTGGTTCGTCAATTGAATCAAACTTTAACCTTTCTAGTTCCACTGGGCCAAATTTATCTTCGCCTAGTTCTGTTTTGGAACCTTCAGAGTCTTCCTTGGAATCGTCTAGCCTAAGGTCTGTCTTTTTTGCTGACTCCAATGTTGAATCTGCTACCTTAAGGACAAGTTCTTCCAGTGGATCAAACTACGGCTCTCCTCATTCTAGCTTCGGAACTTCTACCGGATCTGAAGTTGTCTCTGCACCAAGTTTCGGTTCACTTACTGGATCTAACAATGGCTCTCCTGGATCAAGTGTGAGTTCTACCGGTTCTAGATTTAATCCTGGATCTCTTTCAAAGCACGGTTTCGGGTCATCTACTGGATCTACATTTGGATCTTCAAGATCTAATTTAGGCTTTTCTGAGTCAAGTTCCCCATCCTCTACGGGATCCAATTTTGATTCTCCTAATTCTAATTTTGACTTTTCGAAATCAAGTGTCAGAACATCTGGTTCTAGGTTTGACTCTTCAAGACTGAATGTTAGTTCATATAGATCAAGTTTAGATTCTAAAAGCTCCAGACTTGGATCTTCCAGAACTAATTTTGCTTCTTCCAGGTTTGACTCTTCCAGCTCTAGTCCAGGATTATCTTTATCAAATATTGGATCTTCCAGTGGATCACAGCTCGTGTTTCCTGGTTCTACATTGCACTCTTTCGACAGTAATATTGGATCATCAGATTCCAATTTTGGTTCTTTTGGACCAAACCTTGGATCACCTAGTTCTAATTTCGGGTCATCTGGAAATAATCTTAGCTCAACAGATTCCAGATTCGGCTCATATGGAACCCCTCGTGTATCATCAGGTTCCAGGTTGGGCGCTTCTGGAACGATCCTTGGATCACCTGATTCCAAATTTGTCCCTTTTGTAACTAATCTTGGATCAGAATCCAAGCTTgcttctggatcaactgttggaTCAACTGGCTCAAGATTCGGCTCTTCTGGTACAAACCTTGGATCAACTGGCTCAAGATTCGACTCTTCTGGAGCGACTGTTGGATCAACTGGCTCTAGACTCGGCTCTTCTGGTACAAATCTTGGATCAACTGACTCGAGATTCGGCTCTTCTGGCACAAACCTTGGATCAACTGGCTCAAGATTCGACTCTTCTGGAGAGACTGTTGGATCAACTGGCTCTAGACTCGGCTCTTCTGGTACAAATCTTGGATCAACTGACTCGAGATTCGGCTCTTCTGGCACAAACCTTGGATCAACTGGCTCAAGATTCGACTCTTCTGGAGAGACTGTTGGATCAACTGGCTCTAGACTCGGCTCTTCTGGTACAAATCTTGGATCAACTGACTCGAGATTCGGCTCTTCTGGCACAAACCTTGGATCAACTGGCTCAAGATTCGACTCTTCTGGAGCGACTGTTGGATCAACTGGCTCTAGACTCGGCTCTTCTGGCACAAACCTTGGATCAACTGGCTCAAGATTCGACTCTTCTGGAGCGACTGTTGGATCAACTGGCTCAAGATTCGGCTCTTCTGATACAAACCTTGGGTCATCAGATCTCAGTTTTGGCCCTTTAGGAACTAATCTTGGATCAGGTAGCAATTCTGACGCTTTTGAAAGAAACCTTGGTTCACCAGGTTCCAGATTTGACTCTTTTGGAACGAAGTTCGATTCAACAGGCTCTAGTTTTAGCTCTTCTGGAGCCAACCTTGGTTCTTCAATCTCCAATTTTGGTTCTTCTAGTACGACCCTTGGCTCAACAGGTTCTGGAACTAACCTTCGATCATCAGATTCTAAATCTGGCTCTTTTGAAATTAGCTCCAGATTACCCGATTTCAGTTCCGGTTCTTCCGATACAAATCTCAAGTCATCAAATTACAATTTTGTTTCATCTGGGACTAATATTAGATCAAATTCCAATTTTGGCTCTTCTGGATCTAACCTTGGATCATCAGGTCACGGCCTTCGTGTCGAATCTAATCATGAATCATTAGGTTCTAGTTATAAATCTTCAAACATTGGTTCTCCTGCTACTTCTAACTTCATTTCAGTCTCTCATTCCAACTTTGGCTTGTCTTCTGAGACTAATCCTACCGGCAATTCTTTATCCGGATCAAATAAGGGATTTTCTGGCTCAAATACTCAATCAAACATTAAGCCATCGGACTCATTTGATTCTTCCATTAAGTTTGAACCCACACTGAACTCTGGGTCTAGCTTGGAACACTTTGATTCCTCCAGTGGGACCAGATTTGGATCGAATTCAGGCTCTAATTCGAATTCCTTTGGTTCTTCCTCTGGGTTCACCTCCAGACTGAATTTTGATTCCGGCTTAGGAGCTCCTCAGGCCACCACAGCATCAGTTGGAAGAACTTCAGTTCCTGGCGGAGCGTCCGTGATACAGGCAAAGGAAGGAGTCTTGAGTCAGCGATACGGCAGTCTCTCTCGGGCTacgggattttaa